GACTACCCTTTTGAGTTCATAGAAGCCGACGCCCTAGACCCGTATTGGTGGAGCCTAGGCCCATTCGACATGATACACGCATCCCCGCCATGCCAAGGATACACACCGATGGCGAACCGGTTCGGATCTAAAGAACCCCGACTACTCAACGAAACTCGAGCCCTAATTACCTACGGCACACACGCCGACCAACCCTATGCGATAGAAAACGTCATAGGCTCCGGCCTTGACGGGGTGACACTTTGCGGGACATCGTTCGGCCTCAACCTGCGCCGTCATCGCCTATTTGAAACATCGTTTCCGGTATGGGGACTCCACTGCAACCACCCCCAAGACCGCGACACCATA
This is a stretch of genomic DNA from bacterium. It encodes these proteins:
- a CDS encoding DNA cytosine methyltransferase produces the protein MKLLDLYCGAGGAAMGYHQAGFDEIIGIDTTPQPDYPFEFIEADALDPYWWSLGPFDMIHASPPCQGYTPMANRFGSKEPRLLNETRALITYGTHADQPYAIENVIGSGLDGVTLCGTSFGLNLRRHRLFETSFPVWGLHCNHPQDRDTIAVYGKPDGRRLWTRADGTKLHAWSSVKEGQEALGIDWTDDWHQIREAIPPAYTEYIGTQFLLHEAQL